From one Trifolium pratense cultivar HEN17-A07 linkage group LG1, ARS_RC_1.1, whole genome shotgun sequence genomic stretch:
- the LOC123920071 gene encoding membrane protein PM19L: MAMVGRNVLAPLLFLNLLMYFIVLGFASWCLNRFINGQTYHPSFGGNGATMFFLVFALLASVLGIVSKFIGGNHIRAWRSDSLASAGATSIIAWAVTALAMGLACKQIHIGGHRGWRLRMVEAFIIILTFTQLLYLLLIHAGLFNNRYGPGYRDTDYGVGGGATGDPMHKGAPVGGTRV, translated from the exons ATGGCTATGGTGGGAAGAAATGTTCTAGCTCCATTGCTGTTTCTGAACTTGCTCATGTATTTCATTGTTCTTGGTTTTGCTAGTTGGTGTCTCAATAGGTTCATCAATGGCCAAACTTATCACCCAA GTTTTGGAGGAAATGGTGCTACCATGTTCTTCTTGGTGTTTGCCCTTTTAGCTTCTGTTCTTGGTATAGTGTCAAAATTTATAGGTGGAAATCACATTAGAGCTTGGAGGAGTGATAGTTTAGCTTCTGCAGGAGCCACTTCAATCATTGCTTGGGCTGTTACTGCTCTAGCCATGGG GTTGGCTTGCAAGCAGATACACATAGGAGGACATAGAGGATGGAGGCTGAGGATGGTGGAAGCATTCATAATCATCCTGACATTCACGCAGTTGTTGTACTTGCTGCTGATACATGCAGGGCTGTTCAACAACAGATATGGACCAGGTTATCGTGACACTGACTATGGTGTTGGAGGAGGAGCGACTGGTGATCCTATGCACAAGGGTGCTCCTGTTGGTGGAACTCGTGTTTAA